The sequence CAAAGCTTCGCGCCGCGCGCCGTCGCCCCCGGCATCGCCCGCCGCCGGCACCACCACCAGCTGCTTCCAGAGTCGTTCGGAGTGTTCGAGCGCGAACTCGCGCGAGAGCGCGTCGAGGCTGCCCATGCGCTGACCGAGACGAGGAATGCCTCGTCGGCGTCGAGGCCGGAATCGACCAGGTGCGCGATCTGCTCGCGCAGGTGATCCTCGAGCTCGGCCACATCCACCGAGTGGATCGCCTGCCGGCGCTGCAGGAACGTGCGCCACTGGTTGATCTGGTCTTGAGTGCGCGGGGGCGGCTCAGGCCCCCTCGGGAAGCGGCATTCCGGATGGCGACAGGTCTGTCGGCAGCGCGGCGGACACGGTCGACCAGATGCCCCGCAGCGTGGCGTCTACCGCCTGCCACTGCCGGCGGTCCTCGACGAGCTGCGCGCGGCCGCCGGGGGTGATCCGGTAGTACTTGCGGCGGCGGCCGGTTTCGGCCACTTCCCACCGCGCCTCGACATGGCCCAGCCGCTCCAGCCGGTGCAGGACCGGGTAGAGCATCCCGTCGGTCCACTCCATGCTGCCCTGGGATAACTCCCCTACCCGCTTGATGATGGCGTATCCGTAGCTGTCCTCTTCGGCCAGGATCGCCAGCACGATCGGGGTCGACGAGGCGGCCATCAGGTCCTTGCTGATCTCCATGGATTCCCCTGCCTTCGGCTGCGGCTTTTACCTCGCAGAACTATACATTGATCTGCTATGTATGTCAAGCCCGGGAGAGCGGTTTGGTCGGGGGCAAAAAAAAGGCCCCAGGCCGGGAAATCGGGTGCGCGGAGGGTTGCGGCAGG is a genomic window of bacterium containing:
- a CDS encoding helix-turn-helix transcriptional regulator: MEISKDLMAASSTPIVLAILAEEDSYGYAIIKRVGELSQGSMEWTDGMLYPVLHRLERLGHVEARWEVAETGRRRKYYRITPGGRAQLVEDRRQWQAVDATLRGIWSTVSAALPTDLSPSGMPLPEGA